The following proteins are co-located in the Spirosoma montaniterrae genome:
- a CDS encoding DUF6934 family protein codes for MLDPYPFTSNDDHTSYFFDSIGKRGVVPKVIDYVLLQNNIYNVGIQDLDPTTNERLPPQFTGNGDAMQVFVTAVETMKVFFKHYPDKWLFLEPLNSELIKLYHRGMLALMGPYADDIHVYGIVQEGEYEPYREDGTYRAILIGLQEHHLQANS; via the coding sequence ATGTTAGACCCCTACCCTTTTACCAGTAACGACGATCATACGTCCTATTTTTTCGACAGCATTGGCAAACGTGGAGTTGTCCCTAAAGTCATTGACTATGTGTTGCTCCAAAACAACATTTATAATGTGGGCATACAGGATTTAGATCCCACTACAAATGAGCGGTTGCCGCCCCAGTTTACCGGAAACGGTGATGCTATGCAGGTTTTTGTAACGGCGGTAGAAACGATGAAAGTTTTTTTCAAACACTACCCCGACAAATGGCTATTTCTCGAACCACTTAATTCAGAGTTGATAAAGTTGTATCATCGGGGTATGCTGGCTTTGATGGGGCCGTATGCCGATGATATACACGTTTATGGCATTGTGCAGGAAGGCGAGTATGAGCCTTATCGCGAAGACGGCACTTACCGGGCCATTTTGATCGGACTTCAGGAACATCACCTTCAGGCCAATAGTTAA